Genomic window (Nymphaea colorata isolate Beijing-Zhang1983 chromosome 1, ASM883128v2, whole genome shotgun sequence):
CACCTCAATAACCGCTCCCACAATAAACAACTCACCATCATGAGCATTGCCCAGCCAAGCAGCTTCGTACCAAAAGGCTGCGGCAATGGCACAAGCTTTAACCAATCATTCAAACTCCTGAACAGATCGGAAGTAATAGCCGTGAAAAATACGACGGCCATAGTGAGCGCGTACAAGAAAGGCTTGTTCTCCCTTATGCTCTGGTTAAAAGGATGGCCCATGTAGTTCACGGCAAAAGTGGCTACCTGAATCATCATGCTAGCCATGTAAGAGACCGTGTTCACCAGATTAGGATGGAATTCGGAATCTGGCTCTACACATTCCTCTGGCATGTACTTCTCCGCTTCCTTCACTGATGAGATGAGGAATAACAGGTGAATTGCAAACTGACCAAGCAGGGAGAGAAAGACGTAAGCACAGAAAATATTTGGGTGCGGGCGCTCAGGCGAGAGTGTTGAAAGTGGCCGGGCATGCgaaatgaagaggaagaacgCTGCTGTGAAGACACCGCTTATGGTGGCCTGCATGTCGCCGAGTTTAACGCCATCCAGGTACATAACACTTAGAACATAGGCAGTCGCGAGGCAGTTGAGGCCCAGAATCTTGAACATCTGAAGTGTCGTCACAAGTGTACTCCGACCTTGGCGGATTATGTCAAGAGTGGGCGAAACTGAAGCATGTTTTGCAGTGAACGGTGATGCCATTGACGCATCTCCGAGCTTGACAATGGGTGGGGAACGGCCATCACCCTCTTCATTCATCTCATCCATGAGCTGCTTCAGCTTGAGACGCTGCTTCTCAGCTGCAGTCAGATGACGATTAGCAGTGGCGTTAGAACCTGATTCTGATGCCTTTGGTGCTCGACTGGCTCTGCTTTTACTCTGTCCGGATCCATCTCCATTCAGACCAAGCGACTCCGTTCCTGGTTTTGACTGCTTCTTCTGTTTCCCGACCTTCGTGTCGCTCTTGGAAGCTTCAGCTGATGATGAACCATCTGGTTGTGCTGGTGGTATTGCATTCAGTAGGGCAACACCCACATGAGcctacaaaatataaaatattaaagcaACAAATCATGCTAGGATCTACAACATTGTTCTTGAGAGTAAAAAGTTCTGCTATATAGTATGGGATGGTAATCAAAACGCCAGATCAACCATCATGCATGAATTCCTAAACATTTGCAATAGGTAAGATCCCAAAAGTTCTATAATAATGTAGAAAATCTTACTTTGTAATCTCATGGGTGTGTTGGCAGATATGGTTGCAGAGTAATCTCATAAAACTTGGTTAAATGGACATGGTCAAAGTGTGTGGTGATGCAACCTTACAGAAACACTGGAAAACAAACAATTGATACACATTTGAACAAAGCAATAGCCCAAATAGGAGTAACAGCGTGACATGGTCCAGAAATTGTATCCTGAGCTCCAAACACGATATTAGACTTGACCCCGactcaaaaggaaaaatcagTATCGTCTCAAAATGGTCTATGTTTGTTCTCATCAAGACGAGTCCCAATTTCTCAATTCCTGTGGAATAGACTACATGGAAGGTCATAATAGGAATGgaagaaaattattatttaGAGTTTAACTTGAACAAGAACAATTTTTGCAGCAAAGATTAACATGATGGGCACAGAAAGTTCTGAAACGCCAGAAGTAGGATGGACCTGAACACCATCAACTCAACCACGCCAATAAGAAATAACCCCTTACAAAGAATGGATGACCGGGTACCTCAAACTGCATAAACTACAAAACCTGAAACACCATATCAAACATATAACAATGCCTCCTTTAAAGTTAAAATTGCTTTGCAATACCAAGTAGGTCCAGTTGTTCCAAAACGTAGGACAGGGGCATGTATGGCACAACCTTTATTCTAATCCAAAATATGAAGGAATCGTGTAGTAGAAAAGCAGAAAATGATGTCAACCTGCTTTAATGCCCCAACATCATTCGTTCCATCTCCACACATCAAAGTCATCCTCCCAACTGTCTTGAGAGTGGTCATTATGAGTTCCTTCTGATCTGGGGCAACCCTTGCAAAGACCTGatttatatagaaaacatatGATTAGATAGTAAGAAGCTTACAATAAGTACCACAGTCACATCTCCCAGATGCTCACCTTTACAAATGGAATGACTTGCAGAGCAGCTGAACCTTGTTGTAACATTTCAAAGCAGTCCCCGCCAATACAAAGATCGAAAGATTCTGACAAAGATTCCACTTCATTTTGACTGCATAAATATCAAAACTCAGCGGCAATTACTTCAATTCTGGCAGCAAACGTGGCCAACACCTATAGAGTATGTGTGCGtgtatttatttaataatcAGTTTTATTTTAACAATACAAGTTTCCATGCatatgaaatttcaaaaatgaagtCCCAAGCTAATTATTTTTCCTCAAGGAATACACGTAGATATGACTGTTTGTCATATGTATACCCACACACATGCACCTTTTTCTTCTACTCCAGtccttgttcttgttctttacttttgttttctctccttcctcttcttttcattttctttcttcagttCTTATGTGTCCATCTACCATGGCTAAGCCATATACCGTGACAGGTCCATGGCACAGTTAGGAAGCCTAAGCAAATTTAGACACGACAAGAATTTGTCATATCAGACACTCACCTGTAAGAAATCGTCTGACTTTCATCTGGTGAGACCCACTCAAATCTTTGAGAGCCCCTCACTGGAGTCAGAATTAGTGATGGTTTAGAAATAATGTGTACTTGGCTTGCCACATGGCAGGCTGTTAAAGCTTGATCTCCAGTGATCATCACCTACAAAGAAAGATGGtcaaccatgaaaatctttgATAGTAAGTATACTTGGAGAATAAACACTGACATTTTGTGTTATTTACCAAATCATGTGTGGATCCCTTCAACTCACACAGCACAGTTGCAGAATCTGCTCTAATAGGACAATTGAAAACCTGACATTTAGAGATCCAATGATTCAAAATAAGATCCAGAGAATTCCATCAAAATAAGCGCTTAACATGCTTGGAACAAATATTTGGGAGGCTGCTAGACAAGCAAGCTGACTAAACAGTCATCAAGAGGGCAAGAAGAATTTGCAAGGTACTTACTGCAAAACCAGCAAAAATCAGATCACTTTCCACCAAATCTCTTTCCAAGTTCCTGGCCTCACTGACCTGAGCCCAAAAAACCATGGAATACCAATTACAACATAAAATCCACACTTGTTTGGATGCGATGAGTGCTACTTCAGTTTTTgctaaaagaaaacaaaaaagctaaAAGTAGGTCTCGTATCCCCTGGATTgtatattaaattattaatgcTTTAATACAATGGCACTGGCCGCCCGTTGAATGTTCATAAATGCACTCCATATGAAGCTAGAACTGGTGCTTCTGTGAAGTGCGCTAATATGAACTCCTCATATGACATCACAATAGCTAATCGTCAAATTACCTTGCAACAAttgtttacaaaaaaatcaaagaaaaaatgacataaCCGGGAAGAGTTGCAGAACACAGAGCTTCAGCAAATTACTATATTCAAAGCTTCAGCAAATTACTATATTCAAAGCTTCAGCAAATTactaaattttaattttgatcCACTTACGGTCATTTCAGGAATAGACTTGTATGCAAGGGCCAAAACTCTAGAGCCCTGGCGAGTAAATTGCTTATAGGTGTCAACATATCCTTGCGGCAATTCAGTCAACCGCCCTTGGATCGTTTCTGGAGCACCCTGTACAGTGAAACACTTAAGTCAGTGCTAAATGAACACTTCTTATCATAACAGATTACTAATTGCATGACAAGTATCAATCAagttaagaaaagaaattcatGTTTCAGGAACAGAAATAAGAAACAGTGACAAAAAAGATTTTACATTCTATCAACTACAAACTAACCATCAACCCTGTAAAGCAGTACAGAAGCCAACCTCAGACCAGATTACCATGGAAGtttaaagaaggaaaacatgCACATAATTACAACATCTTGGGAGGGTAAGATCAGATTACAGACGTGATCTAAAGGTATGAGAAATGGGTAATGGAACATGTCTTAGGTGCAAATGAACTCTTCGATGGACCATGATGGATAGATTTGGTCAGACTGCTGATGATTTCAGGGGGATAAGAGTAATGCCTTGGCTTATTTtgagaaaactgaaaagaaaaggatctTTCAATTAACAGTTAAATGACGTATTGagatatcaaattttgaatatcTAAAAGAACCTATATGCATAACACATGATGCAGTAACATGGTTGAAATGTAGTATTCTATCAAGTAATGCCTCTAGAGTCATAGATTATACTTTAAGATCTCAGGTCTGAATCTTCTTGAAAAGCGTTGACTATTGTATTACTATTCTCATCATCAGAACATATAGCTGACCTTGGAAAAAGGAAACaccatgcattcacattcaatAGTAATTACATTCATATTTTAGTAATTACTTACACAAATTAGAGTTCAGTGAGACATGATTACTTGACCATTTCTTAAGCAAACTCATGGTGTGAACtctttgaaatttatttctgcTATTGGAATATGCAAACCACACGACACAGGTTAGTAAACTACTAACATGGTAAATAGATCATATAAGCACATCCATACGGTTGAAGCCTAGGTACACACAAACAAAACTGCAGACAAACTTATTGGCCAACATCATATAGAAGAATCTTCTCAGCTAACTAtttatccttttccttttcaatttctATACTTCTAGATGGGATCCACATACCACAGCAACTGGCTTTTTCTGTGAAAATATCAACAGAAGGTGTTTCCTTCTCTATAAATTAATGAGACTTAACACTTAATTTCAACATGCATAGGGCCATGACTATATGTTAACAGTGACTAACCTTCACAAACGCAAAAAATTCTTCTTGAACACGAACAACAACTGCCATTCGTTTCAAATGAGAAGCAAAATGATGTCGTTGGATGATTTGTACAGCATGTGTGCTTCCCCTGCCAAAGCGTAAATGAATAGTGAGTTCCTTAATAGACACCGATCAATACTGCAGAACCATGTGAAAAAGGCACTTTCCTCAGAAATATTAGCATAAAGCACTTCTAGGAAAGCGAATAAGGCCCCTTCATTATGAATTTCCAAGTTCCAACACATAGGCAGCATTATAAGTTTCATATTGCAATGATGCATAAACCATCAAAATCATGACTTTGTAACAAACACACACATTACTAACAAATAAAGAGTAACTAATTATCAAATTTGTAACAGGTGATAAATATTTATGATAGTTTTGAATAATTCATATCTCCCTTGTCCCAAAATTTTCTTAACTTCACATGTTATTTTGaaacatgaaagagaaaagCTTGACTTTTTTCTGGAGCAATCAAAttagaaagaaataaacaataacaaatctgCAAATGCACATTATGACTTCTAAAATGGTGTTTGACCTCCACAGTCAGACAAGGAACGGATAAACATGCCCATCCAACCCACCACCTGATCATACAAACATATATGCACACATGAACAATTTCCAATAAGAATTCTGCAACATGTTTGTCCCAAGTGGACTTTGAAAACAGCTACCTTTAATACATAATTATAACGACCACCTTTGTCAGACTTCATAAGGGAGTAAAGGAAGGCTGTTCCTTTTTTACAAGGGAAAATACCCCCATTACTGGCCAGAAATTGGCAGAACCCTTGAGCCTACCCCAGCCTACCAGCAACTAGATCAAGCTTTGTTCTTGCTGTGAGGAATGTCTTATTGGGCTTCAAAACTCATAACATCACATCTACTTGATGATGTTCACAACCCCTGTCAATCAAAAGGTGCTAAGAGGGGAAAGTGAAAGGTGTCAAGTTGAAGAGCCAGAATCAAGTCTCAAACCTACCATTGTCGCATCAACCTTTCCAAGGTGTTACCCTCATAAGTGATCGGGCTCACCCTCAATTAGCACAAGCCCTTGTAGGCCAGTCAAATAAATACCTAGTGTTTGTACCATGATTATTTGCAGACAGTTATAATGTGTGCTTTAATAGATTTCAAAAGGCATCCTCAGCACTGTCAATTTAACAACATTATACTCGAAAATTGCAATCTGGGTCAAACATCAGCAGTTAACCTCTAAAATCAATTCACTAGATCATGGACTTTTCCTGCATCTATCAGAAAATTCCCTTCCAATTTCAACAAACTTGAAAGTTGAACCAAATAAAAGACACTTCAAATTTATGTAAAAGATGTAAGAAGCTTGCTCTTCCTGTTAAACTGATATCTTAAATTGAGCATATTTTTAGTAATTTGAATACTGgtgcctctctttcttttcacatCTACAAGGATTCACAGATAAACACAAGAAGTTACGGAAATAAAGAAACAGCATTTTCAGCCAATGAAGTGCCTTGCAATTTGTTGTGTCGATAATTGACCCAAGCCTTGATTTTGATTACTACATCAATAAAATAGTATTTCAGAGATATTTAGAAATCACAGGAGCCGACTCCATAACCCGCCAAATAACCCTTCATCTTCCACCAGCTTCTGTTCTTTCAACTTTACCGAACATAATAGCACTTTAATTACATAGCTATAATTTCAATTATCTAGAAAGTGACGAGCAAAAAAGAGGCCAATTGACTTATTCCTTCAAAGAGGAAATTTACCAATCTGACGGCAATGGCACGGGAGGGTTTAAGATAAAACTTGATTGAAATCCCCAAAAGGCTAAATGTGCAACCGTTCAAGTTAAGAACCTCAAACCACCTAATATCCCTTCATCGTccaccagtttttttttttcatgaactaTAACGCCATTTCCTCTCTAGAAAGTGACAAGAAAAACGAGGCCAAGATTGCCCTTTCATTCTAACTATCTGGATGGAAATGACACAAGAAGGTTAAGGCAAAACTTTTGACTGAAAACTTTAAGAGCCTAGACATACAACTGTTCGATATAAGAACAACCAAGCCAAAAGGATCAACTGCAGATGCCTATAGATCAACTTACCTTTTAGGCACGGCCTTCTCATCAGAAGTGTATGTCCAGTCTATCCCTTTAATTGCTGCCTTCTCAAGTGGGTCACCAACCTACATATTGAAAACCACCGCAACTGAATCACCATAGAATTCTAAAGTGCTTGCAGAAATCCTTAATGTCAAAAATGTAAGCTGGAGGAAATGAACAAAAAGGTCACTCATATTTTCGCCTTACCAATTTATTGTCCACAAACACCAACGCATGACATGCAGCAAGGATTTCTTGGGTACGTAATGGAATTTTACTTGTATCAGATTCTAATTCCATACTTGAAGTCAGGCCAACAACCCCCCTAAACTCCTGATGAGCACCACCTATGAATCAGAAACTTGAACATACACATTTTACATAAATTCTTGCATACCAAAAAGGTTTCCAGGATGTCATACCATATCATCTGATGTAAGTGTACCAGTCTtgtcaaaacaacatatatcaACCTAGAAATGATAAAATAACAACATATCAGTAAATCAAATGACTGCATAGGATGCATGAgaagaacatgaacaaaattCTAGAGAAATCCACTGACCTTCCCAGCAAATGGAATTCGAAATGGTTCTGTGCAAAAAATACCACGGCGTGCTAGTGCAATCAATGATGTATTGACAGCAATGGAGAGTTCCATAGGAAGCTCAGGTGGGATCACAGAAGTAATAATTAGTGAACAACTTAGGAAGAGTTTGTACTTGCTTCTTGATGGATCCTCTAGTCCCTGGATTGATGATACACACATACGATGTAAGTCAATCAGAATAAAGGTACATGTGTTGGAAgaaatttatataaaaagttCAGACTCAAATTATCATGCTTCTAATTGCAGATATGTTCAATAGAAGCCCTTTGGCTGGTGCTTGATTGAAAGAAGTAGCTGACCTTTTTCAGAACATAACCAGCAGCAATAAGTGCAAAAACAACTAGAAACAGAATGAACAACCCACTTTCCCAGCTATTTGCAGTAACCTGAGAATAGGAAACATGTCCCTTATTAGTACAACAATTGAAGAAAGTAAACTCAGACAGTGATTTAGCAGAAAATTTTAGCATAATAACTCAAAACTAGTGTACCCTCTCGGTGGAAAACAAGATTGTCCTCATCAGCTTCCCTTGACTTGTCTCAAATCCAGTACGTAATACAACGGCCAAGCACCCTCCATCAGGCGTTTTCAGATGCACTGCCTACAGATCTcagaaaaatcataaaactcTCTCAAAAGGATGGGTAAGGAGTAGCAGCTTGAAGTACCTTATCTGGAGTATGCTGCAAGATTTTTGTCCCTCCAAACAGGATGTGATTTTTGTCTCTCCTAGCAGATAATTTCTCTTCCATACCTCTACCTGATATTGAAACCTAACAGaataaaagacaaaataaacaaacatgCCACCAAACTTATCTTTGCAACCAACTGAACAAACTGGCATCATTATGAAAATCATCATTCGGAATTATTCAGGTAGAAGAAGATTCATTTACGGGGCTCTACAACAAATACAGAAATTTGAGCCAAGGTTTCATCCTGGAGAAGCTCAGTACAACCTTTCCCATGCAAAAACAAATTCTGGCGTATGTGTGCATCTATGAGATTGCTAGTTTGAAAGGAACACAATTATATCTTAACCCACAACCAGGACGTGTCAAGATTTCTCAATATCAAACTCCCATCTTATTTTATCACAAGATTTTGTCTTACTAAGACCTGACCGAGATTGATATTTTTGTAACTATTATGGGCAGCAGTCCTGTACAACAGTTTGCAGAAATAATGATGCTGGCATCAAAGGTAACTGGTTGCTGCCATCTCCTCCATGAAGATTGATCACAGGCATGGCTAGAAACCTGTGAAAAGTATGCTTATGCTACCACTTACCGATAGAGGGCCTGCTTTGGACAACTTAGATTGAAAAGAGTCTCTTCTTTTGACCATCAAAATTATGGTGTAATGGAACAGGTCAGTCAAGTGACACTGGCCACAATGGATGGAGCCATGCCACTCGCCTCTGTTCAATTCATTGAGGGGATGAGACAGAAAAATGCTTTTACAAATGTCCCACACCCCACACATGTAAAATGCATGAGCATAACCCCATGAAGAAATAAATCAATACCTTCCACTGAGGAGTAGATTCGCCTGTCAGAATTGCTTCATTTACTATTGCACTTCCTGCTAGCAAAAGCATATCTGCAGGGACAGATCGATCCTCTCCACTTTGACCAGAAGAGCGTCCAATGGAAACAACATCACCAGGAAGGAGGTCCACTCCGGACAGCTTCACCCACCTATGCAATCAAACAATAACAGCATCTCAGTATAGCAGCCATTGGCAGCATAAGGTTGTGATAGGAACTGCAATCAACCAAATCATCTCATAACATACTTCCCACATCGATGCACCATAATTGTCTGATTATCAACCCTCACACGCCTCAGCTCTGTCAATGTTTTTAATCGACTCTTTGCCATTGTtgattcaaacaaaaataacatgaatAAGGTGAACAAACTATAGTACCAATACTCGTCGAGACACCAAAGGCCCACACAGAAAACCTAAACATGAATAACATAGAA
Coding sequences:
- the LOC116253966 gene encoding probable manganese-transporting ATPase PDR2 translates to MTRFQVDGKVVERVDLLKRRHWLWRLNVWPFAIIYSLWVFIVLPSLDFTDAAIVFGGIAVVHILVFLFTAWSVDFRCFVQYSKAKGIHDADACKITPAKFSGSKEIVPLCCRKITAGSSTSQTIDSEEIYFDFRKQRFIFSDEMKNFCKLPYPSKETFGFYLRNTGHGSEAKVSAAIEKWGRNVFDYPQPTFQKLMKEHCMEPFFVFQVFCVGLWCLDEYWYYSLFTLFMLFLFESTMAKSRLKTLTELRRVRVDNQTIMVHRCGKWVKLSGVDLLPGDVVSIGRSSGQSGEDRSVPADMLLLAGSAIVNEAILTGESTPQWKVSISGRGMEEKLSARRDKNHILFGGTKILQHTPDKAVHLKTPDGGCLAVVLRTGFETSQGKLMRTILFSTERVTANSWESGLFILFLVVFALIAAGYVLKKGLEDPSRSKYKLFLSCSLIITSVIPPELPMELSIAVNTSLIALARRGIFCTEPFRIPFAGKVDICCFDKTGTLTSDDMEFRGVVGLTSSMELESDTSKIPLRTQEILAACHALVFVDNKLVGDPLEKAAIKGIDWTYTSDEKAVPKRGSTHAVQIIQRHHFASHLKRMAVVVRVQEEFFAFVKGAPETIQGRLTELPQGYVDTYKQFTRQGSRVLALAYKSIPEMTVSEARNLERDLVESDLIFAGFAVFNCPIRADSATVLCELKGSTHDLVMITGDQALTACHVASQVHIISKPSLILTPVRGSQRFEWVSPDESQTISYSQNEVESLSESFDLCIGGDCFEMLQQGSAALQVIPFVKVFARVAPDQKELIMTTLKTVGRMTLMCGDGTNDVGALKQAHVGVALLNAIPPAQPDGSSSAEASKSDTKVGKQKKQSKPGTESLGLNGDGSGQSKSRASRAPKASESGSNATANRHLTAAEKQRLKLKQLMDEMNEEGDGRSPPIVKLGDASMASPFTAKHASVSPTLDIIRQGRSTLVTTLQMFKILGLNCLATAYVLSVMYLDGVKLGDMQATISGVFTAAFFLFISHARPLSTLSPERPHPNIFCAYVFLSLLGQFAIHLLFLISSVKEAEKYMPEECVEPDSEFHPNLVNTVSYMASMMIQVATFAVNYMGHPFNQSIRENKPFLYALTMAVVFFTAITSDLFRSLNDWLKLVPLPQPFGTKLLGWAMLMMVSCLLWERLLRWAFPGKMPSRKRRQRPAAIAQKKAL